One Lentisphaera araneosa HTCC2155 genomic region harbors:
- a CDS encoding sigma-70 family RNA polymerase sigma factor, with protein MYFIDESVRSYMKNIAELPLISRDDEVELAELINNGSESAREQLIVGNLRLVVKIAHDFKSLGVPLADLISEGNIGLMKAVEKFKPGMGAKFSSYGAWWIKQAIRRCVAEQSRVIRIPVQSAVKMYKIQRVAMHLAEELGRVPSEKEIAEAADMSQRSVHNLKVAATSPTISLSTSLKDGEDGVLEDMLPDLMAKMPGGEMDDRDVKSLLQDCVDQHLTEREKLIINMRYGLNGGEQHTLDEISELIGRTRERVRQIQHKALKKLSRHLDEIKK; from the coding sequence ATGTATTTTATTGATGAAAGTGTACGAAGCTATATGAAGAATATCGCAGAATTACCTTTGATCAGTAGAGATGATGAAGTCGAGTTAGCAGAATTAATCAACAATGGTTCCGAGTCCGCTCGCGAACAACTGATTGTGGGAAATTTACGCTTAGTCGTCAAAATTGCCCATGATTTTAAATCCCTCGGTGTACCCTTAGCAGATTTGATTTCAGAAGGCAACATTGGCTTGATGAAAGCGGTAGAAAAGTTCAAGCCAGGTATGGGAGCCAAATTTTCTTCTTATGGAGCGTGGTGGATAAAACAAGCGATTCGCCGTTGTGTGGCTGAACAGAGTCGAGTCATTAGGATTCCTGTTCAATCAGCGGTTAAGATGTATAAGATTCAGCGTGTAGCCATGCATTTGGCGGAAGAGCTGGGACGCGTGCCTAGTGAGAAAGAAATTGCGGAAGCCGCAGATATGTCTCAAAGATCTGTTCACAACTTAAAAGTAGCCGCGACTTCGCCGACAATTTCTTTGAGTACAAGCTTAAAGGATGGTGAAGATGGTGTTCTGGAAGATATGCTTCCTGACCTTATGGCGAAAATGCCTGGGGGAGAAATGGATGATAGAGATGTAAAGAGCCTTCTTCAAGATTGCGTTGATCAGCATTTAACAGAACGCGAAAAACTCATTATCAATATGCGTTATGGTTTAAATGGTGGTGAACAGCATACTCTAGACGAGATTAGTGAATTAATAGGTCGTACTCGTGAGCGAGTTAGACAGATTCAGCATAAAGCATTGAAGAAATTATCTCGACACTTGGATGAGATAAAGAAATAA
- a CDS encoding TetR/AcrR family transcriptional regulator, giving the protein MDKHLYSRQNTKTRILIAASRVFSEKGYENTTVQDICTACDANIAAVNYHYKSKENLYQTVWTHLYKINEETNKELFRDDLDPELQLRQFVSNRIKSTMDEGELAYLSKLISYELNSPSSSYEYLFETYIEERCNWILNLINRLSGKTLPESSLAHIFFFINSPIIRLNDHLANKATNDIDEDEMIENMYNYILGGIKHICSTRTK; this is encoded by the coding sequence ATGGATAAACACCTTTATTCACGACAGAACACAAAAACCCGAATCCTAATAGCTGCATCACGCGTATTCTCGGAAAAAGGCTATGAAAACACTACAGTACAAGATATTTGTACTGCATGTGATGCAAATATTGCCGCTGTGAATTATCATTACAAAAGTAAAGAAAATCTTTACCAAACAGTATGGACTCATCTGTATAAAATTAATGAAGAGACTAACAAAGAGTTATTTAGAGATGACCTTGATCCTGAACTACAATTACGACAATTTGTTAGTAATCGTATAAAATCCACAATGGATGAAGGTGAACTAGCTTACCTCTCAAAGCTAATCTCTTATGAACTCAATAGCCCAAGCTCAAGCTATGAGTATTTATTCGAAACCTACATAGAAGAACGTTGTAACTGGATCTTGAATTTGATCAATCGACTTTCTGGAAAAACACTTCCTGAATCAAGCTTAGCCCATATATTTTTCTTTATTAATAGCCCCATCATTCGCTTAAATGATCATTTAGCTAACAAGGCGACAAATGACATAGATGAAGACGAAATGATTGAAAATATGTACAATTATATTCTTGGTGGGATAAAACACATTTGCTCGACTAGAACGAAGTAA
- a CDS encoding tetratricopeptide repeat protein: MTWIDNYNRLKNQNSFYELKTFGVLRVSGEDADKVLQGQSTSDVKVLGAKTAQLSSLLNPQGKIISHHFLIKLDEACFYLLCSKSVIDEVKDHLEKHIIMEDADLEICKSFKTFHLKNTDPSSELISNMNIHQIEPEKLYVHDQHLLLTMGMLGLDSSILITKDGSQPDLGLEMDDETFKAFRMEAGFPIMDHDYDQKTLLPETGLQLHCVSYTKGCFTGQEIVARVKYRGNVNRYLSALIANEVPNDLQQNDTLSTIDGNKIGKYKSQTWSPELNKFILFVYLNKKFRQAEMQVKFIDSECTEFTGEVRTLPPVSHGNAIVLSKQAYHEALELFASSDEVSDIAAEPLLKKALYLDPSNQDAYEALGVLLSRHERFDEAIELMKRLKELNPDTVMAYTNLSVFYMKKGMIEEAEAEKQEGTLATFRIAAAKRKKRVNKSDFDEAANAERERRRKMFNEVLEIDPDDLAANFGLGKISLELKQAQKAIKYLEKCLEIKRDYSVCCTLLSRAYILENRQEEAKDLLVKGIAIAHEKGELMPKQEMEMLLQQLNEG; this comes from the coding sequence ATGACTTGGATAGATAATTACAATAGATTAAAAAACCAAAACTCATTCTATGAATTAAAAACCTTTGGGGTTTTGAGGGTTTCAGGAGAAGATGCAGATAAGGTTCTGCAGGGACAAAGCACGAGTGATGTAAAAGTGTTGGGGGCTAAAACCGCCCAACTATCTTCATTGCTAAATCCACAAGGTAAAATTATTTCCCATCATTTTTTGATAAAATTAGATGAGGCCTGTTTTTACCTTTTGTGCTCTAAATCGGTGATTGACGAAGTTAAGGATCATTTAGAAAAGCATATCATCATGGAAGATGCTGACTTAGAAATCTGTAAAAGTTTTAAAACCTTCCATTTAAAGAATACTGACCCGAGCTCTGAATTGATTTCAAATATGAATATTCATCAAATTGAGCCAGAGAAGCTTTATGTTCATGATCAACACTTACTGCTTACTATGGGCATGCTAGGTTTAGATAGTTCGATTCTTATTACTAAGGATGGTTCACAGCCGGATTTAGGCTTAGAAATGGACGATGAAACTTTCAAAGCCTTTAGAATGGAAGCTGGCTTTCCAATTATGGATCATGATTATGATCAGAAAACTTTATTGCCAGAAACGGGCTTACAGTTACACTGTGTTTCTTATACAAAGGGCTGTTTTACAGGCCAGGAGATTGTTGCGCGGGTGAAATACCGAGGCAATGTCAATCGTTACCTCAGTGCCTTGATCGCGAATGAAGTGCCTAATGACTTACAGCAAAATGACACCTTATCAACGATTGATGGGAATAAAATCGGCAAGTATAAAAGTCAAACTTGGTCACCGGAATTAAACAAATTTATTCTCTTCGTTTATCTCAATAAAAAATTTAGACAAGCAGAGATGCAAGTGAAATTCATCGATTCAGAATGTACTGAATTTACAGGAGAAGTTCGCACTTTACCTCCAGTCAGCCATGGCAATGCCATTGTACTTTCAAAACAGGCTTACCACGAAGCTTTAGAGTTATTTGCGAGCTCCGATGAGGTTAGCGATATTGCAGCTGAACCCTTGTTGAAGAAAGCTCTTTATTTAGATCCTAGCAATCAAGATGCCTATGAAGCTCTAGGTGTTTTACTTTCAAGACACGAACGCTTTGATGAAGCTATTGAATTAATGAAGCGCCTCAAAGAGCTCAATCCAGATACGGTGATGGCATATACAAACCTCTCAGTTTTTTACATGAAAAAGGGCATGATCGAGGAAGCTGAGGCAGAGAAACAGGAGGGGACTCTGGCGACATTTCGTATTGCAGCAGCAAAACGTAAAAAGCGTGTGAATAAGAGTGATTTTGATGAGGCAGCGAATGCTGAGCGTGAACGCCGTCGTAAAATGTTTAATGAAGTTTTGGAAATTGATCCAGATGATTTGGCTGCAAACTTTGGTTTAGGCAAAATTTCTTTAGAGTTAAAACAAGCTCAAAAAGCTATAAAATATTTGGAAAAATGTCTCGAGATTAAAAGAGATTATTCAGTTTGCTGTACTTTGCTATCTCGAGCATATATACTAGAGAACAGACAGGAAGAGGCTAAAGATCTCTTGGTTAAAGGCATTGCTATAGCCCATGAAAAAGGTGAGCTGATGCCCAAACAAGAAATGGAGATGCTTCTGCAACAACTAAACGAAGGCTAA